A genomic window from Elaeis guineensis isolate ETL-2024a chromosome 3, EG11, whole genome shotgun sequence includes:
- the LOC105040249 gene encoding uncharacterized protein isoform X2, translated as MVEGTVIAVCQFGGDFVPNDDGTMSYSGGEAHALDISRDMKFDDLKSELASMFNIDSSHLSIKYFLPGNQRTLITISSDKDLRRMVDFNMGSITTDLYISSKIDSRAHRNIAADSGTSIVDKVGAVCNVRSQRLAAVNGGSKRVPRGRISVVGANTHKVATGSTVQNIRQLEVNTAGKSNGRIVAADSVTFSASSPTADIVGQQILVADDNVEDRATQRSLADSSTPIIMAVDAAENAGPQSAPWDCVITEVGQEFDNVKAFRDELCKYAFVKGFAYKYIKNDNVRVTVKCTVETCPWRIHASGSARKQKFMIKKFNNVHTCGAGSGDDGHQRATRHWLASIVKEKLLDNPQSKPRDIARDIYQDYGINLNYTQAWHAKEAAQKELHFLHEEVCNQLPHLCKKIMEANPGSITTLAASVDSKVRRVFVSLHASLHGFEHGCRPLLFLDRIPLKANNQWKLLGAAAMDGDDCIFPVAFAAVEAETHNSWHWFLVQLKHAVSRSCNMTIVSCRQKGLDESVPRVFEDSYHAYSLFHLIEELKAELKKSSCSEQDKHAIVEDFKSAAQAYAVDDFNACIGRIENISRDVAEWVLSTKPEHWSNALFRGSRYDHLSPNIVDSLSRWIAVKDELTIVQLIGALLAKTKDVMDSRRQTSSTWAGTLTPSMEQKLQKEIPKARMLLVVCSSDSVFEVRGSSINVVNIASWECTCQRWQLTGLPCLHAIAVFNRTGRSAYEYCSRYFKCESYRLTYSASINLVPDIESISSVVGANSYPPHAQRPPGRRKRKRINPHKTSIRPLHCSRCKEAGHNKATCEVQL; from the exons ATGGTCGAGGGGACTGTTATAGCTGTTTGCCAGTTTGGCGGCGATTTCGTCCCGAATGATGATGGAACTATGTCTTACAGTGGTGGAGAAGCTCATGCACTAGATATCAGCCGTGACATGAAGTttgatgatctcaagtcagaaTTAGCAAGTATGTTTAACATTGACAGTAGTCACTTGTCTATCAAATACTTTCTTCCAGGCAACCAACGAACTCTTATCACGATATCTAGTGACAAAGATCTAAGGCGCATGGTTGATTTTAATATGGGTTCTATAACAACAGACCTATACATCTCAAGTAAGATTGACAGCAG GGCACACAGAAATATTGCAGCTGACTCAGGTACCTCTATAGTTGACAAAGTTGGTGCTGTCTGCAATGTCAGATCACAGAGGCTTGCAGCTGTCAATGGAGGTAGCAAAAG GGTGCCTAGGGGTAGGATTTCTGTGGTAGGTGCAAATACCCATAAAGTTGCGACTGGTTCTACTGTTCAAAATATTAGACAGTTGGAAGTAAACACTGCAGGAAAAAGTAATGGGAG GATTGTTGCAGCTGATTCAGTTACATTTTCTGCCTCTTCCCCAACTGCGGACATTGTTGGACAGCAAATATTAGTCGCTGATGACAATGTTGAAGACAG GGCAACTCAGAGATCCCTAGCCGACTCAAGCACTCCTATCATCATGGCTGTAGATGCTGCTGAGAATGCTGGACCACAGTCTGCTCCTTGGGATTGTGTTATTACTGAAGTTGGGCAAGAATTTGATAATGTGAAAGCCTTTCGTGATGAACTGTGTAAATATGCTTTTGTCAAAGGTTTCGCATACAAATATATAAAGAATGACAATGTTCGTGTTACTGTTAAATGCACTGTAGAGACTTGTCCATGGCGGATACATGCATCAGGGTCCGCTCGTAAGCAGAAGtttatgatcaagaaattcaacaATGTACACACATGTGGAGCAGGAAGTGGTGATGATGGTCACCAGCGAGCAACAAGGCATTGGTTAGCAAGTATTGTAAAGGAAAAACTACTTGATAATCCACAATCAAAGCCCAGAGATATTGCAAGAGATATTTATCAAGATTATGGAATTAATTTGAACTATACTCAAGCTTGGCATGCAAAAGAGGCTGCCCAGAAAGAGCTTCATTTCTTGCATGAAGAAGTATGCAATCAGTTGCCTCATTTGTGCAAAAAAATAATGGAGGCTAATCCTGGTAGTATAACCACATTGGCTGCATCAGTTGATTCGAAGGTACGTCGTGTATTTGTCTCTTTACATGCCTCTCTTCATGGTTTTGAGCATGGGTGTCggcctcttctttttcttgatagaATTCCTCTAAAAGCAAATAATCAGTGGAAGTTATTAGGTGCAGCTGCGATGGATGGAGATGATTGTATCTTCCCAGTTGCCTTTGCTGCTGTGGAAGCTGAAACTCACAATAGTTGGCATTGGTTCTTAGTGCAGTTAAAACATGCAGTATCAAGATCTTGTAATATGACGATTGTGTCTTGCAGACAGAAGGGGCTAGATGAGTCTGTGCCTAGAGTTTTTGAGGATAGTTACCATGCCTATTCTCTGTTCCATCTAATTGAGGAATTGAAAGCAGAATTGAAGAAGAGTTCTTGTTCAGAACAAGATAAGCATGCAATTGTCGAGGATTTCAAAAGTGCTGCCCAAGCTTATGCAGTTGATGACTTTAATGCATGCattggtagaattgaaaatatttcgagGGATGTTGCTGAATGGGTACTGTCTACTAAGCCCGAACATTGGTCAAATGCCTTATTTCGAGGTTCACGGTATGATCATCTCTCACCAAACATTGTAGATTCATTAAGCAGATGGATTGCAGTGAAAGACGAGTTGACAATTGTGCAATTGATTGGTGCATTGCTTGCTAAGACAAAGGATGTTATGGATTCTCGTAGGCAAACTTCTAGCACATGGGCTGGAACACTGACACCATCAATGGAGCAAAAACTGCAGAAAGAGATCCCCAAGGCCCGAATGCTTCTTGTTGTATGTTCTTCTGATTCTGTATTTGAGGTTCGTGGTAGTTCAATAAACGTTGTTAATATTGCTAGCTGGGAGTGCACATGCCAGAGGTGGCAGCTTACAGGCTTGCCGTGCTTGCATGCTATTGCAGTCTTTAATCGTACTGGTAGATCTGCTTATGAATATTGCTCTAGATATTTCAAATGTGAAAGTTATCGTTTGACCTATTCAGCATCAATCAACCTGGTACCAGATATTGAGAGCATCAGTTCTGTAGTTGGTGCAAATTCATATCCCCCTCATGCCCAGCGCCCGCCAGGACGGCGAAAGAGAAAGCGAATTAATCCTCATAAGACCAGTATTAGGCCACTCCACTGCAGTAGGTGCAAGGAGGCTGGTCACAACAAGGCAACGTGTGAAGTGCAGTTGTAG
- the LOC105040249 gene encoding uncharacterized protein isoform X3, which yields MVEGTVIAVCQFGGDFVPNDDGTMSYSGGEAHALDISRDMKFDDLKSELASMFNIDSSHLSIKYFLPGNQRTLITISSDKDLRRMVDFNMGSITTDLYISSKIDSRTVFFSRAHRNIAADSGTSIVDKVGAVCNVRSQRLAAVNGGSKRIVAADSVTFSASSPTADIVGQQILVADDNVEDRATQRSLADSSTPIIMAVDAAENAGPQSAPWDCVITEVGQEFDNVKAFRDELCKYAFVKGFAYKYIKNDNVRVTVKCTVETCPWRIHASGSARKQKFMIKKFNNVHTCGAGSGDDGHQRATRHWLASIVKEKLLDNPQSKPRDIARDIYQDYGINLNYTQAWHAKEAAQKELHFLHEEVCNQLPHLCKKIMEANPGSITTLAASVDSKVRRVFVSLHASLHGFEHGCRPLLFLDRIPLKANNQWKLLGAAAMDGDDCIFPVAFAAVEAETHNSWHWFLVQLKHAVSRSCNMTIVSCRQKGLDESVPRVFEDSYHAYSLFHLIEELKAELKKSSCSEQDKHAIVEDFKSAAQAYAVDDFNACIGRIENISRDVAEWVLSTKPEHWSNALFRGSRYDHLSPNIVDSLSRWIAVKDELTIVQLIGALLAKTKDVMDSRRQTSSTWAGTLTPSMEQKLQKEIPKARMLLVVCSSDSVFEVRGSSINVVNIASWECTCQRWQLTGLPCLHAIAVFNRTGRSAYEYCSRYFKCESYRLTYSASINLVPDIESISSVVGANSYPPHAQRPPGRRKRKRINPHKTSIRPLHCSRCKEAGHNKATCEVQL from the exons ATGGTCGAGGGGACTGTTATAGCTGTTTGCCAGTTTGGCGGCGATTTCGTCCCGAATGATGATGGAACTATGTCTTACAGTGGTGGAGAAGCTCATGCACTAGATATCAGCCGTGACATGAAGTttgatgatctcaagtcagaaTTAGCAAGTATGTTTAACATTGACAGTAGTCACTTGTCTATCAAATACTTTCTTCCAGGCAACCAACGAACTCTTATCACGATATCTAGTGACAAAGATCTAAGGCGCATGGTTGATTTTAATATGGGTTCTATAACAACAGACCTATACATCTCAAGTAAGATTGACAGCAG GACTGTATTCTTTTCTAGGGCACACAGAAATATTGCAGCTGACTCAGGTACCTCTATAGTTGACAAAGTTGGTGCTGTCTGCAATGTCAGATCACAGAGGCTTGCAGCTGTCAATGGAGGTAGCAAAAG GATTGTTGCAGCTGATTCAGTTACATTTTCTGCCTCTTCCCCAACTGCGGACATTGTTGGACAGCAAATATTAGTCGCTGATGACAATGTTGAAGACAG GGCAACTCAGAGATCCCTAGCCGACTCAAGCACTCCTATCATCATGGCTGTAGATGCTGCTGAGAATGCTGGACCACAGTCTGCTCCTTGGGATTGTGTTATTACTGAAGTTGGGCAAGAATTTGATAATGTGAAAGCCTTTCGTGATGAACTGTGTAAATATGCTTTTGTCAAAGGTTTCGCATACAAATATATAAAGAATGACAATGTTCGTGTTACTGTTAAATGCACTGTAGAGACTTGTCCATGGCGGATACATGCATCAGGGTCCGCTCGTAAGCAGAAGtttatgatcaagaaattcaacaATGTACACACATGTGGAGCAGGAAGTGGTGATGATGGTCACCAGCGAGCAACAAGGCATTGGTTAGCAAGTATTGTAAAGGAAAAACTACTTGATAATCCACAATCAAAGCCCAGAGATATTGCAAGAGATATTTATCAAGATTATGGAATTAATTTGAACTATACTCAAGCTTGGCATGCAAAAGAGGCTGCCCAGAAAGAGCTTCATTTCTTGCATGAAGAAGTATGCAATCAGTTGCCTCATTTGTGCAAAAAAATAATGGAGGCTAATCCTGGTAGTATAACCACATTGGCTGCATCAGTTGATTCGAAGGTACGTCGTGTATTTGTCTCTTTACATGCCTCTCTTCATGGTTTTGAGCATGGGTGTCggcctcttctttttcttgatagaATTCCTCTAAAAGCAAATAATCAGTGGAAGTTATTAGGTGCAGCTGCGATGGATGGAGATGATTGTATCTTCCCAGTTGCCTTTGCTGCTGTGGAAGCTGAAACTCACAATAGTTGGCATTGGTTCTTAGTGCAGTTAAAACATGCAGTATCAAGATCTTGTAATATGACGATTGTGTCTTGCAGACAGAAGGGGCTAGATGAGTCTGTGCCTAGAGTTTTTGAGGATAGTTACCATGCCTATTCTCTGTTCCATCTAATTGAGGAATTGAAAGCAGAATTGAAGAAGAGTTCTTGTTCAGAACAAGATAAGCATGCAATTGTCGAGGATTTCAAAAGTGCTGCCCAAGCTTATGCAGTTGATGACTTTAATGCATGCattggtagaattgaaaatatttcgagGGATGTTGCTGAATGGGTACTGTCTACTAAGCCCGAACATTGGTCAAATGCCTTATTTCGAGGTTCACGGTATGATCATCTCTCACCAAACATTGTAGATTCATTAAGCAGATGGATTGCAGTGAAAGACGAGTTGACAATTGTGCAATTGATTGGTGCATTGCTTGCTAAGACAAAGGATGTTATGGATTCTCGTAGGCAAACTTCTAGCACATGGGCTGGAACACTGACACCATCAATGGAGCAAAAACTGCAGAAAGAGATCCCCAAGGCCCGAATGCTTCTTGTTGTATGTTCTTCTGATTCTGTATTTGAGGTTCGTGGTAGTTCAATAAACGTTGTTAATATTGCTAGCTGGGAGTGCACATGCCAGAGGTGGCAGCTTACAGGCTTGCCGTGCTTGCATGCTATTGCAGTCTTTAATCGTACTGGTAGATCTGCTTATGAATATTGCTCTAGATATTTCAAATGTGAAAGTTATCGTTTGACCTATTCAGCATCAATCAACCTGGTACCAGATATTGAGAGCATCAGTTCTGTAGTTGGTGCAAATTCATATCCCCCTCATGCCCAGCGCCCGCCAGGACGGCGAAAGAGAAAGCGAATTAATCCTCATAAGACCAGTATTAGGCCACTCCACTGCAGTAGGTGCAAGGAGGCTGGTCACAACAAGGCAACGTGTGAAGTGCAGTTGTAG
- the LOC105040249 gene encoding uncharacterized protein isoform X5: MVEGTVIAVCQFGGDFVPNDDGTMSYSGGEAHALDISRDMKFDDLKSELASMFNIDSSHLSIKYFLPGNQRTLITISSDKDLRRMVDFNMGSITTDLYISSKIDSRAHRNIAADSGTSIVDKVGAVCNVRSQRLAAVNGGSKRIVAADSVTFSASSPTADIVGQQILVADDNVEDRATQRSLADSSTPIIMAVDAAENAGPQSAPWDCVITEVGQEFDNVKAFRDELCKYAFVKGFAYKYIKNDNVRVTVKCTVETCPWRIHASGSARKQKFMIKKFNNVHTCGAGSGDDGHQRATRHWLASIVKEKLLDNPQSKPRDIARDIYQDYGINLNYTQAWHAKEAAQKELHFLHEEVCNQLPHLCKKIMEANPGSITTLAASVDSKVRRVFVSLHASLHGFEHGCRPLLFLDRIPLKANNQWKLLGAAAMDGDDCIFPVAFAAVEAETHNSWHWFLVQLKHAVSRSCNMTIVSCRQKGLDESVPRVFEDSYHAYSLFHLIEELKAELKKSSCSEQDKHAIVEDFKSAAQAYAVDDFNACIGRIENISRDVAEWVLSTKPEHWSNALFRGSRYDHLSPNIVDSLSRWIAVKDELTIVQLIGALLAKTKDVMDSRRQTSSTWAGTLTPSMEQKLQKEIPKARMLLVVCSSDSVFEVRGSSINVVNIASWECTCQRWQLTGLPCLHAIAVFNRTGRSAYEYCSRYFKCESYRLTYSASINLVPDIESISSVVGANSYPPHAQRPPGRRKRKRINPHKTSIRPLHCSRCKEAGHNKATCEVQL; encoded by the exons ATGGTCGAGGGGACTGTTATAGCTGTTTGCCAGTTTGGCGGCGATTTCGTCCCGAATGATGATGGAACTATGTCTTACAGTGGTGGAGAAGCTCATGCACTAGATATCAGCCGTGACATGAAGTttgatgatctcaagtcagaaTTAGCAAGTATGTTTAACATTGACAGTAGTCACTTGTCTATCAAATACTTTCTTCCAGGCAACCAACGAACTCTTATCACGATATCTAGTGACAAAGATCTAAGGCGCATGGTTGATTTTAATATGGGTTCTATAACAACAGACCTATACATCTCAAGTAAGATTGACAGCAG GGCACACAGAAATATTGCAGCTGACTCAGGTACCTCTATAGTTGACAAAGTTGGTGCTGTCTGCAATGTCAGATCACAGAGGCTTGCAGCTGTCAATGGAGGTAGCAAAAG GATTGTTGCAGCTGATTCAGTTACATTTTCTGCCTCTTCCCCAACTGCGGACATTGTTGGACAGCAAATATTAGTCGCTGATGACAATGTTGAAGACAG GGCAACTCAGAGATCCCTAGCCGACTCAAGCACTCCTATCATCATGGCTGTAGATGCTGCTGAGAATGCTGGACCACAGTCTGCTCCTTGGGATTGTGTTATTACTGAAGTTGGGCAAGAATTTGATAATGTGAAAGCCTTTCGTGATGAACTGTGTAAATATGCTTTTGTCAAAGGTTTCGCATACAAATATATAAAGAATGACAATGTTCGTGTTACTGTTAAATGCACTGTAGAGACTTGTCCATGGCGGATACATGCATCAGGGTCCGCTCGTAAGCAGAAGtttatgatcaagaaattcaacaATGTACACACATGTGGAGCAGGAAGTGGTGATGATGGTCACCAGCGAGCAACAAGGCATTGGTTAGCAAGTATTGTAAAGGAAAAACTACTTGATAATCCACAATCAAAGCCCAGAGATATTGCAAGAGATATTTATCAAGATTATGGAATTAATTTGAACTATACTCAAGCTTGGCATGCAAAAGAGGCTGCCCAGAAAGAGCTTCATTTCTTGCATGAAGAAGTATGCAATCAGTTGCCTCATTTGTGCAAAAAAATAATGGAGGCTAATCCTGGTAGTATAACCACATTGGCTGCATCAGTTGATTCGAAGGTACGTCGTGTATTTGTCTCTTTACATGCCTCTCTTCATGGTTTTGAGCATGGGTGTCggcctcttctttttcttgatagaATTCCTCTAAAAGCAAATAATCAGTGGAAGTTATTAGGTGCAGCTGCGATGGATGGAGATGATTGTATCTTCCCAGTTGCCTTTGCTGCTGTGGAAGCTGAAACTCACAATAGTTGGCATTGGTTCTTAGTGCAGTTAAAACATGCAGTATCAAGATCTTGTAATATGACGATTGTGTCTTGCAGACAGAAGGGGCTAGATGAGTCTGTGCCTAGAGTTTTTGAGGATAGTTACCATGCCTATTCTCTGTTCCATCTAATTGAGGAATTGAAAGCAGAATTGAAGAAGAGTTCTTGTTCAGAACAAGATAAGCATGCAATTGTCGAGGATTTCAAAAGTGCTGCCCAAGCTTATGCAGTTGATGACTTTAATGCATGCattggtagaattgaaaatatttcgagGGATGTTGCTGAATGGGTACTGTCTACTAAGCCCGAACATTGGTCAAATGCCTTATTTCGAGGTTCACGGTATGATCATCTCTCACCAAACATTGTAGATTCATTAAGCAGATGGATTGCAGTGAAAGACGAGTTGACAATTGTGCAATTGATTGGTGCATTGCTTGCTAAGACAAAGGATGTTATGGATTCTCGTAGGCAAACTTCTAGCACATGGGCTGGAACACTGACACCATCAATGGAGCAAAAACTGCAGAAAGAGATCCCCAAGGCCCGAATGCTTCTTGTTGTATGTTCTTCTGATTCTGTATTTGAGGTTCGTGGTAGTTCAATAAACGTTGTTAATATTGCTAGCTGGGAGTGCACATGCCAGAGGTGGCAGCTTACAGGCTTGCCGTGCTTGCATGCTATTGCAGTCTTTAATCGTACTGGTAGATCTGCTTATGAATATTGCTCTAGATATTTCAAATGTGAAAGTTATCGTTTGACCTATTCAGCATCAATCAACCTGGTACCAGATATTGAGAGCATCAGTTCTGTAGTTGGTGCAAATTCATATCCCCCTCATGCCCAGCGCCCGCCAGGACGGCGAAAGAGAAAGCGAATTAATCCTCATAAGACCAGTATTAGGCCACTCCACTGCAGTAGGTGCAAGGAGGCTGGTCACAACAAGGCAACGTGTGAAGTGCAGTTGTAG
- the LOC105040249 gene encoding uncharacterized protein isoform X1, translating into MVEGTVIAVCQFGGDFVPNDDGTMSYSGGEAHALDISRDMKFDDLKSELASMFNIDSSHLSIKYFLPGNQRTLITISSDKDLRRMVDFNMGSITTDLYISSKIDSRTVFFSRAHRNIAADSGTSIVDKVGAVCNVRSQRLAAVNGGSKRVPRGRISVVGANTHKVATGSTVQNIRQLEVNTAGKSNGRIVAADSVTFSASSPTADIVGQQILVADDNVEDRATQRSLADSSTPIIMAVDAAENAGPQSAPWDCVITEVGQEFDNVKAFRDELCKYAFVKGFAYKYIKNDNVRVTVKCTVETCPWRIHASGSARKQKFMIKKFNNVHTCGAGSGDDGHQRATRHWLASIVKEKLLDNPQSKPRDIARDIYQDYGINLNYTQAWHAKEAAQKELHFLHEEVCNQLPHLCKKIMEANPGSITTLAASVDSKVRRVFVSLHASLHGFEHGCRPLLFLDRIPLKANNQWKLLGAAAMDGDDCIFPVAFAAVEAETHNSWHWFLVQLKHAVSRSCNMTIVSCRQKGLDESVPRVFEDSYHAYSLFHLIEELKAELKKSSCSEQDKHAIVEDFKSAAQAYAVDDFNACIGRIENISRDVAEWVLSTKPEHWSNALFRGSRYDHLSPNIVDSLSRWIAVKDELTIVQLIGALLAKTKDVMDSRRQTSSTWAGTLTPSMEQKLQKEIPKARMLLVVCSSDSVFEVRGSSINVVNIASWECTCQRWQLTGLPCLHAIAVFNRTGRSAYEYCSRYFKCESYRLTYSASINLVPDIESISSVVGANSYPPHAQRPPGRRKRKRINPHKTSIRPLHCSRCKEAGHNKATCEVQL; encoded by the exons ATGGTCGAGGGGACTGTTATAGCTGTTTGCCAGTTTGGCGGCGATTTCGTCCCGAATGATGATGGAACTATGTCTTACAGTGGTGGAGAAGCTCATGCACTAGATATCAGCCGTGACATGAAGTttgatgatctcaagtcagaaTTAGCAAGTATGTTTAACATTGACAGTAGTCACTTGTCTATCAAATACTTTCTTCCAGGCAACCAACGAACTCTTATCACGATATCTAGTGACAAAGATCTAAGGCGCATGGTTGATTTTAATATGGGTTCTATAACAACAGACCTATACATCTCAAGTAAGATTGACAGCAG GACTGTATTCTTTTCTAGGGCACACAGAAATATTGCAGCTGACTCAGGTACCTCTATAGTTGACAAAGTTGGTGCTGTCTGCAATGTCAGATCACAGAGGCTTGCAGCTGTCAATGGAGGTAGCAAAAG GGTGCCTAGGGGTAGGATTTCTGTGGTAGGTGCAAATACCCATAAAGTTGCGACTGGTTCTACTGTTCAAAATATTAGACAGTTGGAAGTAAACACTGCAGGAAAAAGTAATGGGAG GATTGTTGCAGCTGATTCAGTTACATTTTCTGCCTCTTCCCCAACTGCGGACATTGTTGGACAGCAAATATTAGTCGCTGATGACAATGTTGAAGACAG GGCAACTCAGAGATCCCTAGCCGACTCAAGCACTCCTATCATCATGGCTGTAGATGCTGCTGAGAATGCTGGACCACAGTCTGCTCCTTGGGATTGTGTTATTACTGAAGTTGGGCAAGAATTTGATAATGTGAAAGCCTTTCGTGATGAACTGTGTAAATATGCTTTTGTCAAAGGTTTCGCATACAAATATATAAAGAATGACAATGTTCGTGTTACTGTTAAATGCACTGTAGAGACTTGTCCATGGCGGATACATGCATCAGGGTCCGCTCGTAAGCAGAAGtttatgatcaagaaattcaacaATGTACACACATGTGGAGCAGGAAGTGGTGATGATGGTCACCAGCGAGCAACAAGGCATTGGTTAGCAAGTATTGTAAAGGAAAAACTACTTGATAATCCACAATCAAAGCCCAGAGATATTGCAAGAGATATTTATCAAGATTATGGAATTAATTTGAACTATACTCAAGCTTGGCATGCAAAAGAGGCTGCCCAGAAAGAGCTTCATTTCTTGCATGAAGAAGTATGCAATCAGTTGCCTCATTTGTGCAAAAAAATAATGGAGGCTAATCCTGGTAGTATAACCACATTGGCTGCATCAGTTGATTCGAAGGTACGTCGTGTATTTGTCTCTTTACATGCCTCTCTTCATGGTTTTGAGCATGGGTGTCggcctcttctttttcttgatagaATTCCTCTAAAAGCAAATAATCAGTGGAAGTTATTAGGTGCAGCTGCGATGGATGGAGATGATTGTATCTTCCCAGTTGCCTTTGCTGCTGTGGAAGCTGAAACTCACAATAGTTGGCATTGGTTCTTAGTGCAGTTAAAACATGCAGTATCAAGATCTTGTAATATGACGATTGTGTCTTGCAGACAGAAGGGGCTAGATGAGTCTGTGCCTAGAGTTTTTGAGGATAGTTACCATGCCTATTCTCTGTTCCATCTAATTGAGGAATTGAAAGCAGAATTGAAGAAGAGTTCTTGTTCAGAACAAGATAAGCATGCAATTGTCGAGGATTTCAAAAGTGCTGCCCAAGCTTATGCAGTTGATGACTTTAATGCATGCattggtagaattgaaaatatttcgagGGATGTTGCTGAATGGGTACTGTCTACTAAGCCCGAACATTGGTCAAATGCCTTATTTCGAGGTTCACGGTATGATCATCTCTCACCAAACATTGTAGATTCATTAAGCAGATGGATTGCAGTGAAAGACGAGTTGACAATTGTGCAATTGATTGGTGCATTGCTTGCTAAGACAAAGGATGTTATGGATTCTCGTAGGCAAACTTCTAGCACATGGGCTGGAACACTGACACCATCAATGGAGCAAAAACTGCAGAAAGAGATCCCCAAGGCCCGAATGCTTCTTGTTGTATGTTCTTCTGATTCTGTATTTGAGGTTCGTGGTAGTTCAATAAACGTTGTTAATATTGCTAGCTGGGAGTGCACATGCCAGAGGTGGCAGCTTACAGGCTTGCCGTGCTTGCATGCTATTGCAGTCTTTAATCGTACTGGTAGATCTGCTTATGAATATTGCTCTAGATATTTCAAATGTGAAAGTTATCGTTTGACCTATTCAGCATCAATCAACCTGGTACCAGATATTGAGAGCATCAGTTCTGTAGTTGGTGCAAATTCATATCCCCCTCATGCCCAGCGCCCGCCAGGACGGCGAAAGAGAAAGCGAATTAATCCTCATAAGACCAGTATTAGGCCACTCCACTGCAGTAGGTGCAAGGAGGCTGGTCACAACAAGGCAACGTGTGAAGTGCAGTTGTAG